Proteins found in one Rhinolophus ferrumequinum isolate MPI-CBG mRhiFer1 chromosome 9, mRhiFer1_v1.p, whole genome shotgun sequence genomic segment:
- the C9H1orf52 gene encoding UPF0690 protein C1orf52 homolog isoform X1, whose amino-acid sequence MAAEEKDPLSYFAAYGSSSSGSSEEEDNSEPEDMSRRALDPAKSGSCCGNKTEKRLPGPDELFRSVTRPAFLYNPLNKQIDWERHVVKAPEEPPKEFKIWKSNYVPPPETYTTEKKPPPPELDMAIKWSNIYEDNGDDAPQNVKKARLLPEGEETVESDDEKDEHTSKKRKVEPGEPIKKKK is encoded by the exons ATGGCAGCCGAGGAGAAGGACCCCCTGAGCTATTTCGCGGCATACGGGagcagcagctcaggctcctcGGAAGAGGAGGATAACAGCGAGCCGGAGGACATGAGTCGCAGGGCTCTGGATCCTGCGAAGTCGGGGAGCTGCTGTGGGAACAAGACGGAAAAGCGGCTGCCGGGACCCGACGAGCTGTTTCGGAGCGTGACTCGCCCGGCCTTTCTGTACAATCCGCTCAACAAACAGATAGACTGGGAGAGGCACGTTGTCAAGGCGCCTGAGGAG CCTCCAAAGGAATTCAAAATATGGAAGTCCAACTATGTACCACCTCCGGAAACCTACACTACTGAGAAGAAACCTCCCCCCCCAGAACTGGATATGGCAATAAAATGGTCTAACATATATGAGGACAATGGTGATGATGCCCCCCAGAACGTTAAGAAAGCTAGGCTTCTACCGGAAGGGGAGGAGACAGTGGAATCAG ATGATGAAAAAGATGAGCATACTTCTAAAAAGCGCAAAGTAGAACCAGGAGAaccaataaagaagaaaaagtag
- the C9H1orf52 gene encoding UPF0690 protein C1orf52 homolog isoform X2: protein MAAEEKDPLSYFAAYGSSSSGSSEEEDNSEPEDMSRRALDPAKSGSCCGNKTEKRLPGPDELFRSVTRPAFLYNPLNKQIDWERHVVKAPEEPPKEFKIWKSNYVPPPETYTTEKKPPPPELDMAIKWSNIYEDNGDDAPQNVKKARLLPEGEETVESVLNEIRE from the exons ATGGCAGCCGAGGAGAAGGACCCCCTGAGCTATTTCGCGGCATACGGGagcagcagctcaggctcctcGGAAGAGGAGGATAACAGCGAGCCGGAGGACATGAGTCGCAGGGCTCTGGATCCTGCGAAGTCGGGGAGCTGCTGTGGGAACAAGACGGAAAAGCGGCTGCCGGGACCCGACGAGCTGTTTCGGAGCGTGACTCGCCCGGCCTTTCTGTACAATCCGCTCAACAAACAGATAGACTGGGAGAGGCACGTTGTCAAGGCGCCTGAGGAG CCTCCAAAGGAATTCAAAATATGGAAGTCCAACTATGTACCACCTCCGGAAACCTACACTACTGAGAAGAAACCTCCCCCCCCAGAACTGGATATGGCAATAAAATGGTCTAACATATATGAGGACAATGGTGATGATGCCCCCCAGAACGTTAAGAAAGCTAGGCTTCTACCGGAAGGGGAGGAGACAGTGGAATCAG TGCTTAATGAAATACGTGAGTAA